Part of the Arsenicicoccus sp. oral taxon 190 genome, TGGGGCGGGGCTGCGCGGCCCCGTCCCACCACTGGGCCTGAAAGGACCCCCTGATGGGAATCAAGATTGCGAACGCCGTCCTGGCGGTGGTCTTCGGCGTCCTCGGCGCCGTGGTGCTGTTCTGGGTGCTGGACAAGCTCAGCGCGCTCGGCGGCAAGAAGGGCGAGGAGCGGGTCAAGCCCTACCTCTACCTGCTGCCCGCCCTCGCGGCGATCAGCCTGTTCCTGCTCTACCCGGCGATCACGACGATCCAGGCGTCGTTCGCCAACGCGGACACCTCGAAGTACGTCGGCCTGCAGAACTACACGCAGCTGCTGGGCAACCGTGACTTCCAGACCGCGATCCTCAACAACTTCCTGTGGATCCTGGTCGTCCCGGCGTCGGTCGTCGCCCTCGGCCTGCTGGTCGCCACCCTCGCCGACCGGCTGAGCCCCGGCGCGGAGAAGCTCTCCAAGACGATCATCTTCCTGCCGATGGCGATCTCGATGGCCGGCGCGGGCACCATCTGGGCGCTGATCTACGCGTTCAAGCCGGCGGGCACCCCCCAGACGGGTCTGCTCAACGCCATCGTCACGGCCTTCGGCGGCCAGCCCCAGACCTGGCTGCAGTTCACCAACTTCAAGTTCAACGTGCTGCTGCTGATGGTGGTCTACATCTGGACCCAGGTCGGCTACGCGATGGTGCTGCTGTCGTCGGCGATCAAGGCGGTCCCGGAGGACACCATCGAGGCGGGCCGCATCGACGGGGCGGGCGAGAAGCGCATCTTCTTCTCGATCATCGTGCCGCAGGTGTGGCCGACCGTCGTGACCGTCTTCATCACCGTCCTCATCGGGGTGCTGAAGGTCTTCGACATCGTCTACGTCATGACCAACGGTCAGTTCGACACCAACGTCGTCGGCAACGCCTTCTTCTCCCAGCTGTTCATCAACATGGACAACGGCAAGGCCGCCGCGATCGTCGTGATGCTCATGATCGTCATCGTGCCGATCATGGTCTACCAGGTCCGCCAGTTCCGACTGCAGGAGGCCCAGCGATGACCTCGACCAGGATCGCTCCCGAGGGCGGCGCCGGCGGCGTCGCCACCGTCGACGGCAACCGCGCGGAGCAGCAGCGGCTGACCGCGCCCAAGGACGGCGGCGCCGGCAAGAAGGGTGGCTGGCTCGCCGAGTCCTTCGTGGTGCTGCTGTGCATCGCGTGGCTCATCCCGACCTTCGGCCTCTTCGTGACCTCCTTCCGGTCGGCCAGCGACGCCAACAACGACGGCTGGTGGAACGCCATCAAGAGCCCGTTGTCGCTGACGCTGGAAAACTACCGCAACGTGCTGACGACCGGCTCCAACCCGATGGGCAACGCCTTCGTCAACTCCCTCGCGGTGGCCATCCCGGCGACGATCATCCCGATCCTCATCGCCTGCTTCGCGGCCTACGCGTTCACGTTCATGGAGTTCAAGGGCCGCGACTGGCTCTTCATCCTGATCGTGGGCCTGCTGGTCGTCCCCAACCAGGTGGCGCTGGTGCCGCTGTCGATCCTGTTCACCAAGTGGG contains:
- a CDS encoding carbohydrate ABC transporter permease; the protein is MGIKIANAVLAVVFGVLGAVVLFWVLDKLSALGGKKGEERVKPYLYLLPALAAISLFLLYPAITTIQASFANADTSKYVGLQNYTQLLGNRDFQTAILNNFLWILVVPASVVALGLLVATLADRLSPGAEKLSKTIIFLPMAISMAGAGTIWALIYAFKPAGTPQTGLLNAIVTAFGGQPQTWLQFTNFKFNVLLLMVVYIWTQVGYAMVLLSSAIKAVPEDTIEAGRIDGAGEKRIFFSIIVPQVWPTVVTVFITVLIGVLKVFDIVYVMTNGQFDTNVVGNAFFSQLFINMDNGKAAAIVVMLMIVIVPIMVYQVRQFRLQEAQR
- a CDS encoding carbohydrate ABC transporter permease translates to MTSTRIAPEGGAGGVATVDGNRAEQQRLTAPKDGGAGKKGGWLAESFVVLLCIAWLIPTFGLFVTSFRSASDANNDGWWNAIKSPLSLTLENYRNVLTTGSNPMGNAFVNSLAVAIPATIIPILIACFAAYAFTFMEFKGRDWLFILIVGLLVVPNQVALVPLSILFTKWGIGGQFLTVWLAHTGFGMPLAVYILRNYMATLPMSLIESAKIDGASHWKIFWRLIMPLSVPALASFAIFQFLWVWNDLLVALVFLGQGKNIVMTVALASLMGTQGQGWELLTAAAFLTMVLPITVFLVLQRFFIRGMTSGAVKG